Proteins from one Rosa chinensis cultivar Old Blush chromosome 7, RchiOBHm-V2, whole genome shotgun sequence genomic window:
- the LOC121050612 gene encoding salutaridine reductase-like, with the protein MAETTNDSQSKRICVVTGANKGIGFEICRQLASNGILVVLTARDVKSGQEAVEKLKLSGLTDVIFHQLDVTDATSIASLADFIESQFGKLDILVNNAGVNGITVIGGNAKNITFDYEHRETLNI; encoded by the exons ATGGCCGAAACAACCAACGATTCTCAGTCAAAGAG AATTTGTGTGGTCACCGGGGCCAACAAAGGGATTGGATTTGAGATATGCAGGCAACTAGCTTCTAATGGGATCCTGGTAGTATTAACTGCAAGAGATGTGAAGAGCGGACAAGAAGCTGTCGAAAAGCTCAAGCTTTCTGGCTTGACTGATGTAATTTTTCATCAACTAGATGTAACCGATGCAACTAGCATTGCTTCTTTAGCAGATTTCATCGAATCCCAGTTCGGGAAGCTTGACATATTG GTCAACAATGCAGGAGTTAACGGAATCACAGTGATCGGAGGGAATGCAAAGAACATAacttttgattatgagcat AGAGAGACATTAAATATTTAA
- the LOC112180959 gene encoding salutaridine reductase, with amino-acid sequence MAETTIDSQSKRICVVTGANKGIGFEICRQLASNGILVVLTARDVKSGQEAVEKLKLSGLTDVIFHQLDVTDATSIASLADFIESQFGKLDILVNNAGVNGITVIGGNAKNITFDYEHMFGSKAGDLKKHLEQTYERAEKCLKTNYYGIKQMSKATIRLLQKSGSPKMVNVSSIGGQLKRVTHQKARDELGDVQGLTEEKVDKVVEEFLKDAKENLVEANGWPTNFSAYVVSKAAMNAYTRVLAKSHPEIAINAVSPGYTSTDMTFNVGRHFVEEGAKGPVKLALSPKGGPSSLYFDQLEVSSF; translated from the exons ATGGCCGAAACAACCATCGATTCTCAGTCAAAGAG AATTTGTGTTGTCACCGGGGCCAACAAAGGGATTGGATTTGAGATATGCAGGCAACTAGCTTCTAATGGGATCCTGGTAGTATTAACTGCAAGAGATGTGAAGAGCGGACAAGAAGCTGTCGAAAAGCTCAAGCTTTCTGGCTTGACTGATGTAATTTTTCATCAACTAGATGTAACCGATGCAACTAGCATTGCTTCTTTAGCAGATTTCATCGAATCCCAGTTCGGGAAGCTTGACATATTG GTCAACAATGCAGGAGTTAACGGAATCACAGTGATCGGAGGGAATGCAAAGAACATAacttttgattatgagcat ATGTTTGGTTCAAAAGCTGGAGACTTGAAAAAGCATCTAGAGCAAACATACGAAAGGGCAGAGAAATGTCTGAAAACGAACTACTATGGAATCAAGCAAATGAGCAAAGCAACTATTCGACTTCTGCAAAAATCTGGTTCACCTAAAATGGTCAATGTCTCTTCCATCGGAGGACAGTTAAAG CGTGTTACGCATCAGAAAGCAAGGGATGAACTAGGAGATGTTCAAGGCCTCACCGAAGAGAAAGTGGACAAGGTTGTTGAGGAGTTTCTGAAGGATGCGAAAGAGAATTTGGTTGAAGCTAATGGCTGGCCTACAAACTTCTCTGCTTACGTAGTGTCCAAGGCAGCCATGAATGCTTACACCAGAGTTCTGGCAAAGAGCCACCCCGAAATTGCAATCAATGCAGTTAGTCCTGGCTACACTAGCACTGACATGACCTTCAACGTTGGCAGGCACTTTGTTGAAGAAGGTGCAAAGGGTCCTGTTAAGCTGGCCTTGAGTCCTAAAGGTGGACCTTCTAGCCTCTATTTTGACCAGCTTGAAGTCTCATCGTTTTGA